The following proteins are co-located in the Scomber scombrus chromosome 2, fScoSco1.1, whole genome shotgun sequence genome:
- the dusp5 gene encoding dual specificity protein phosphatase 5 — translation MKVSNMDCRRLRKIIRKEYGSCLILDCRPYFSFTDSNIKGSVNVNLNSVVVRRSRGGPVPLQFVIPDERALLRLREGSISAIVVLDDRTSHWQKLKKDSVAQIVINTLSHLASGTNVCFLKGGYENFHSQYPELCTEVKTIDQSGTETEKRVNSHSEKLSHHKPDYDQGKPVEILPFLYLGSAYHASRQDYLSDLHITALLNVSRRDQQPAKGHYDYKWIPVEDSHMADISSHFQEAIEFIDHVKQSGGKVLVHCEAGISRSPTICMAYIMRTQQLRLDAAFDIIKQRRAVISPNFSFMGQLLQFESEVLSTAPVYAATPEPATPCAPESASFFANDFTTTFNTKNFEPSVFTLPTSCLQSPVHHQFKLSPITALP, via the exons ATGAAAGTATCCAACATGGATTGCCGGCGTCTGAGGAAGATCATCAGGAAAGAATACGGGAGCTGCCTTATATTGGATTGCCGACCTTATTTCTCATTCACGGACTCCAACATCAAAGGCTCTGTCAATGTCAATCTCAACTCAGTGGTGGTCCGGAGGTCTCGAGGTGGACCGGTACCACTGCAGTTTGTCATCCCAGATGAGAGAGCCCTGCTGAGGCTTCGAGAGGGGAGCATATCGGCGATCGTAGTTCTGGATGACCGGACGTCCCACtggcaaaaactgaaaaaagacagTGTAGCACAAATAGTAATAAACACCCTCTCACATCTTGCGAGCGGGACAAACGTCTGTTTCCTGAAAG GAGGATACGAGAACTTCCACTCTCAATATCCTGAACTTTGCACTGAGGTGAAAACCATCGACCAGAGCGGAACTGAAACCGAGAAAAGAGTCAACAGCCACAGCGAGAAGCTCTCTCACCACAAACCAGATTATGATCAG GGTAAACCTGTAGAGATCCTGCCTTTCCTCTACCTCGGTAGTGCCTACCACGCCTCCAGACAGGACTATCTCAGCGACCTTCACATCACGGCCTTGCTCAATGTGTCGCGCAGGGACCAGCAGCCGGCCAAGGGCCACTACGACTACAAGTGGATCCCAGTGGAGGACAGTCACATGGCCGACATCAGCTCTCACTTCCAGGAGGCCATAGAATTTATTG ATCACGTGAAGCAATCAGGGGGAAAGGTCCTTGTCCACTGTGAAGCAGGCATCTCACGCTCCCCTACCATCTGCATGGCGTACATCATGAGGACCCAGCAGCTGAGACTAGATGCTGCCTTCGACATCATCAAGCAGCGCCGGGCAGTCATCTCACCCAACTTCAGTTTCATGGGTCAGCTGCTGCAGTTTGAGTCAGAGGTCCTCTCCACAGCCCCGGTGTATGCTGCCACACCAGAACCAGCCACGCCCTGCGCCCCAGAATCTGCCTCCTTCTTTGCcaacgacttcaccaccacctTCAACACCAAAAACTTTGAGCCATCCGTGTTCACCCTCCCTACCTCTTGCCTGCAGTCCCCGGTCCACCACCAGTTCAAACTGAGCCCAATAACTGCACTGCCTTAA